In Phalacrocorax aristotelis chromosome 6, bGulAri2.1, whole genome shotgun sequence, one DNA window encodes the following:
- the LOC142058944 gene encoding 14 kDa phosphohistidine phosphatase-like, protein MERHPRPPGVGGRPEGITRPLPAGRADRRPPGPGTPSPNDGVAPAAAAPPPGRERRLPAEERRRGLVTSRAGGAAMAAAVRDVEIDPEGTFKYILVRLQRPGGGEQRDVVRGTKAAEFHNHIFEKVNPEMQKLGYECKCLGGGKIDHNSKDKKIRVFGLSTGYGKADHSVTAEILKKVYTDYEITWSDDKK, encoded by the exons ATGGAGAgacacccccgcccccccggcgTCGGCGGCCGGCCCGAAGGTATAACGCGCCCTCTTCCAGCCGGCCGCGCCGACCGACGGCCTCCCGGGCCAGGCACCCCCTCGCCCAACGATGGAGTGGCGCCGGCAGCGGCTGCCCCGCCCCCGGGGCGGGAGCGACGCCTTCCCGCCGAGGAACGGCGGCGCGGCCTGGTCACCTCACGGGCCGGAGGCGCCGCCATGGCGGCGGCCGTGAGGGATGTGGAGATCGACCCCGAGGGCACGTTCAAGTACATCCTGGTGCGCCTACAGCgcccgggcggcggggagcaGCGCGACGTCGTCCGCGGCACCAAAGCGGCCGAGTTCCACA ATCACATATTTGAAAAAGTAAATCCTGAAATGCAAAAGCTGGGATATGAGTGCAAGTGCCTTGGAGGAGGGAAAATTGATCATAATagcaaagacaagaaaattaGGGTATTTGGGCTCTCTACA gGCTATGGAAAAGCAGATCATTCAGTGACTGCGGAGATACTGAAAAAAGTGTATACAGATTATGAAATTACATGGTCAGATGACAAGAAATAA
- the METTL18 gene encoding histidine protein methyltransferase 1 homolog: MAFRFNFNIDESENNEPAAHDKTDLQLCSPKHKQESMEKSKQTANSAAGSSPRLGADKQRDETPSTKKLCFKAAKEHDIPEDVNKILENKVMETVSDLYYVNMSVVEMKCLDGADGEGIVSKSVSSHSDLIPGVYEGGLKIWECTFDLVDYFSEAEIQFTNKTVLDLGCGAGLLGIVALRGKAEKVHFQDYNSTVIDEITLPNTVANCINGGDRTGSGDNRKTSEPPLKRPKQAGCVADMLAKCRFFSGEWSQVSQLLLSGNKPFLKYDVILTSETIYNPDYYGALHDTLAQLLDKNGRVYLAGKAYYFGVGGGIYLFEKFIAERNVFRSSIVKIIDKGLQRCIMEIAFKDSS; encoded by the coding sequence atggcttttcgatttaattttaatattgatGAAAGTGAGAACAATGAACCAGCTGCTCACGACAAGACAGACTTACAGCTGTGCTCTCCAAAACACAAGCAGGAATCCATGGAAAAGAGCAAGCAAACAGCCAATAGCGCGGCAGGCTCTAGCCCAAGGCTGGGTGCCGATAAACAACGAGATGAGACACCATCAACGAAAAAGCTCTGCTTTAAAGCTGCCAAGGAACACGACATTCCTGAAGATGTCaataaaatactggaaaataaagTCATGGAAACAGTATCAGACCTGTATTACGTAAATATGTCCGTAGTGGAAATGAAGTGTTTGGATGGCGCCGATGGAGAAGGCATTGTCTCTAAAAGTGTTTCTTCTCATTCTGATCTCATCCCAGGGGTCTatgagggaggactgaaaatcTGGGAGTGCACCTTCGATCTTGTAGACTACTTCTCAGAGGCTGAAATACAGTTTACCAACAAGACTGTATTGGATctgggctgcggggctgggctgctgggaATAGTGGCTTTAAGGggtaaagctgaaaaagtccatTTTCAGGACTACAACAGCACAGTGATTGATGAAATAACCTTACCTAATACAGTGGCTAACTGCATAAACGGAGGCGACAGAACGGGCAGTGGAGACAACAGAAAAACTAGTGAGCCTCCTTTGAAGAGGCCCAAGCAAGCAGGATGTGTAGCTGACATGCTTGCcaaatgcaggtttttttctggagagTGGTCTCAAGTCAGCCAGCTCCTGTTAAGCGGCAACAAACCCTTTCTGAAGTACGATGTAATTCTCACATCTGAGACCATCTATAATCCTGACTACTACGGTGCTTTGCATGATACACTGGCTCAGCTCTTGGATAAAAATGGCCGTGTGTATTTGGCAGGCAAAGCGTATTATTTTGGGGTTGGCGGTGGTATCTACCTCTTTGAGAAATTCATTGCAGAGAGAAACGTGTTTAGGAGCAGCATAGTTAAAATAATTGATAAAGGACTGCAGCGATGTATTATGGAAATAGCCTTTAAAGATTCCAGTTAA